A window from Pleuronectes platessa chromosome 6, fPlePla1.1, whole genome shotgun sequence encodes these proteins:
- the slc6a17 gene encoding sodium-dependent neutral amino acid transporter SLC6A17, with product MPKNTKVTQREHSNEPVTESVADLLSLEHPMDYKSSQMSMGLSPGSTAPVKALLPSPDPDAEDGRPAWNNKLQYILAQVGFSVGLGNVWRFPYLCQKNGGGAYLVPYSILLLLIGIPLFFLELAVGQRIRRGSIGVWNYVYPQLGGIGVSSLMVCGFVGLYYNVIIGWSIFYFVQSFQFPLPWAECPIVINGTQAIVVPECEKSSATTYFWYRQTLNITSSIDDTGGLNWKMTLSLLVAWILVCLAVIKGIQSSGKVMYFSSLFPYVVLFCFLVRGLMLKGAVDGIAHMFTPKLEKMLEPQVWREAATQVFFALGLGFGGVIAFSSYNKRDNNCHFDALLVSVINFVTSILATLVVFAVLGFKANIMNEKCVVENAEKILGFLGNDVLSKELIPPHINFSHLSAQDYEEMYGVIKTVKEDSFDQLGLDACLLEDELNKAVQGTGLAFIAFTEAMTHFPASPFWSVMFFFMLINLGLGSMIGTMTGITTPILDAFKIRKEILCVACCVIAFLLGLLFVQRSGNYFVTMFDDYSAGLPLTVVVILENISVAWIYGTKRFMQDLEDMLGFRPYSFYYYMWRYVSPAILVLLIISTVIEMAVSPAGYNAWVEAEGAERFHSYPPWALGMAYALIVAAMLPLPVVFIVRHFNLISDGSNKLSVSYRKGMMKDISNLEEQDEQRFILNKNLSEAPSPVPALRAQLGPGGAHEMTNTNYGTSTKTGYQNIGSPESEL from the exons GACCTGCTGTCCCTGGAGCACCCGATGGACTATAAGAGCAGTCAGATGAGTATGGGCCTGAGCCCTGGCTCGACTGCTCCTGTCAAGGCCCTGCTGCCCTCCCCTGACCCAGATGCTGAGGACGGCCGGCCGGCCTGGAACAACAAGCTCCAGTACATCCTGGCCCAGGTTGGCTTCTCTGTGGGCTTGGGTAACGTCTGGAGGTTTCCCTATCTGTGCCAGAAGAACGGTGGAG GTGCCTACTTGGTTCCCTACTCCattctcctcctgctcatcGGCATCCCCTTGTTCTTCCTGGAGCTGGCGGTGGGTCAGAGGATCAGGCGCGGCAGCATCGGAGTGTGGAACTATGTCTACCCGCAGCTGGGAGGCATCGGAGTTTCCAGCCTGATG GTTTGCGGTTTTGTGGGCCTTTATTATAACGTGATTATCGGCTGGAGCATCTTCTATTTTGTCCAGTCCTTCCAGTTTCCACTGCCTTGGGCTGAGTGCCCCATCGTGATAAATGGAACCCAAGCCA TTGTGGTGCCAGAGTGTGAGAAGAGCTCAGCCACCACCTACTTCTGGTACCGCCAGACTCTCAACATAACCAGCTCCATCGACGACACCGGTGGCCTGAACTGGAAGATGACCCTGTCCCTGCTGGTGGCCTGGATCCTGGTCTGCCTGGCTGTCATCAAGGGCATCCAGTCCTCTGGGAAG gtGATGTACTTCAGCTCTCTGTTCCCGTACGTGGTGCTCTTCTGTTTCCTGGTACGAGGTTTGATGCTGAAAGGAGCAGTGGACGGCATCGCTCACATGTTCACCCCCAAG CTGGAAAAGATGTTGGAGCCGCAGGTGTGGAGAGAAGCAGCCACTCAGGTCTTCTTCGCCCTCGGTCTGGGCTTCGGAGGCGTCATCGCTTTCTCCAGCTACAACAAGCGAGACAACAACTGCCACTTCGATGCTTTGCTGGTCTCCGTCATCAACTTTGTTACGTCCATCCTGGCCACTTTAGTGGTGTTTGCTGTGCTGGGCTTCAAGGCGAACATAATGAACGAGAAGTGTGTCGTCGA GAATGCAGAGAAGATCCTGGGCTTCCTAGGCAACGATGTGCTGAGCAAAGAGCTCATCCCGCCTCACATCAACTTCTCCCATCTGTCTGCCCAGGACTACGAAGAGATGTACGGCGTCATTAAGACGGTAAAGGAGGACAGCTTCGACCAGCTGGGCCTGGACGCCTGCCTCCTGGAGGACGAACTCAACAAG GCTGTTCAGGGCACTGGCCTGGCATTCATTGCCTTCACAGAAGCCATGACACATTTCCCCGCCAGTCCCTTCTGGTCCGTCATGTTCTTCTTCATGCTAATCAACTTGGGATTAGGAAGCATGATCGGCACCATGACGGGCATCACCACACCCATACTGGATGCCTTCAAAATCCGCAAGGAGATCCTGTGTG tgGCCTGCTGTGTCATAGCCTTCCTGTTAGGCCTGCTGTTCGTGCAGCGTTCAGGGAACTACTTTGTCACCATGTTTGACGACTACTCAGCTGGGTTGCCTCTCACTGTGGTTGTGATCCTGGAGAACATCTCTGTAGCCTGGATCTATGGCACTAAGAG GTTCATGCAGGACCTGGAGGACATGCTTGGTTTCAGGCCGTACTCTTTCTATTACTACATGTGGAGGTACGTTTCTCCAGCAATCTTGGTGTTGCTCATCATCTCCACTGTCATTGAGATGGCTGTGAGTCCTGCAGGATACAACGCCTGGGTGGAGGCCGAG GGCGCGGAGCGTTTCCATAGCTACCCCCCCTGGGCTTTAGGCATGGCCTACGCCCTCATTGTTGCGGCCATGCTGCCTTTACCCGTCGTCTTCATCGTCCGCCACTTCAACCTGATCTCAGACGGCTCCAACAAGCTGTCTGTCTCCTACCGTAAAGGCATGATGAAGGACATCTCCAACctggaggagcaggacgagCAGCGCTTCATCCTCAACAAGAACCTCAGCGAGGCTCCCTCCCCGGTGCCCGCCCTCCGTGCCCAACTGGGCCCTGGCGGCGCTCACGAGATGACCAACACCAACTACGGCACCAGCACCAAGACGGGCTACCAGAACATCGGCTCGCCCGAGTCTGAGCTATGA